In Hallerella succinigenes, the following are encoded in one genomic region:
- a CDS encoding IS630 family transposase, whose product MEKDDARKNVQSLLEKRKTIVKMKKAGFKKSKIAETCGVSRPMVDAVLSLYEKGGMNALKPKTRGRKEREKRLLSANQESEIQKLIRDKRPEQLKFKFALWTREAVAELVRSKFGVKLAKRTVGDYLKRWNFTPQKPIVRAYEQNPEAVKKWLEEEYPKIKADAVCENAEIHWADETAIVNTDVRGRSYAPCGQTPVVKAPGCRERFSMISAVNNRGKCHWMMIDGAFDATKLIDFMTALVKDVYADGKGKKVFLVMDNLRVHHSKPVKEWLEANTDKISVFYLPSYSPELNPDERLNADLKHEISSNAPARTREKLRSHAESHMKMVSNSPERVIKYFGDKHVSYAA is encoded by the coding sequence ATGGAAAAAGATGATGCAAGAAAGAATGTCCAGAGCCTTCTCGAAAAACGGAAGACAATCGTAAAAATGAAGAAGGCGGGATTCAAGAAAAGCAAGATCGCAGAGACCTGCGGCGTGAGCCGCCCCATGGTGGATGCAGTTCTATCGCTTTACGAGAAAGGCGGGATGAATGCGCTCAAGCCGAAGACAAGGGGCCGCAAGGAAAGGGAAAAAAGGCTCCTTTCCGCCAATCAAGAATCCGAGATACAGAAACTAATCCGGGACAAGCGTCCCGAACAGCTCAAGTTCAAGTTCGCCCTCTGGACCCGCGAAGCGGTTGCGGAGCTTGTCCGCAGCAAATTTGGAGTGAAGCTGGCCAAGAGAACGGTCGGCGACTACCTCAAAAGATGGAACTTCACCCCGCAAAAACCGATTGTCCGCGCGTACGAGCAAAACCCCGAAGCGGTGAAGAAGTGGCTCGAAGAGGAATACCCGAAAATAAAGGCCGATGCGGTATGCGAGAATGCGGAAATCCACTGGGCGGACGAGACCGCCATCGTGAACACGGATGTCCGTGGCCGCAGCTACGCCCCCTGCGGGCAGACCCCGGTCGTGAAGGCTCCCGGATGCAGGGAGCGCTTTTCCATGATATCGGCGGTGAACAATCGCGGGAAGTGCCACTGGATGATGATTGACGGGGCGTTCGACGCGACGAAGCTCATCGACTTCATGACGGCTCTGGTGAAGGATGTGTATGCAGACGGGAAAGGGAAGAAAGTGTTTCTCGTGATGGACAACCTGAGGGTTCACCACAGCAAGCCGGTAAAGGAATGGCTTGAAGCGAACACGGACAAGATAAGCGTATTCTACCTGCCCAGCTACAGTCCCGAGCTGAATCCTGACGAACGTCTTAATGCCGACCTGAAACACGAAATATCTTCCAACGCACCGGCTCGGACTCGCGAAAAGCTACGCTCCCATGCGGAATCCCACATGAAAATGGTGAGCAACAGCCCTGAACGAGTAATCAAGTATTTTGGCGACAAGCATGTCTCTTATGCAGCATGA
- the pyrH gene encoding UMP kinase, whose protein sequence is MSKFKRILLKLSGEALAGEKGHGIDNVILADMASEIASIVKQGVQVALVIGGGNLVRGISASAGGMNRAQGDAMGMLGTVMNGLAMQDALDKQGIDSVVMSAIRMEPVCEFFDRRRALKLLSAGSVVIFSAGTGNPFFTTDSCAALRAIESECDVIMKATKVDGIYTADPVKDPKATRFDDISYQEVISRGLKVMDTAAVALCMEHNMPIFVFKMVKGNLTKAAVEGNLGTLVHC, encoded by the coding sequence ATGTCTAAATTTAAGCGCATTCTTCTGAAGCTCAGTGGCGAAGCCCTTGCGGGTGAAAAAGGCCACGGTATTGATAATGTCATCCTTGCCGACATGGCAAGTGAAATCGCTTCCATCGTCAAGCAGGGCGTGCAGGTGGCTCTCGTTATCGGCGGCGGCAACCTGGTCCGCGGAATTTCTGCTTCGGCCGGCGGTATGAACCGTGCCCAGGGCGATGCCATGGGTATGCTCGGCACCGTGATGAACGGCCTTGCCATGCAGGACGCTTTGGATAAGCAGGGCATCGACTCCGTGGTGATGTCTGCGATCCGCATGGAACCGGTCTGCGAATTCTTTGACCGCCGCCGTGCGCTCAAGCTCCTTTCCGCAGGTTCCGTGGTGATCTTCTCTGCCGGAACGGGCAATCCTTTCTTTACGACGGACAGCTGTGCTGCTCTCCGCGCCATCGAAAGCGAATGCGACGTGATCATGAAGGCGACGAAGGTCGACGGTATTTATACGGCTGACCCGGTCAAGGATCCGAAAGCGACCCGTTTTGACGATATCAGCTACCAGGAAGTCATCTCCCGCGGTCTCAAGGTCATGGACACGGCTGCGGTCGCTCTTTGCATGGAACACAATATGCCTATCTTCGTGTTCAAAATGGTAAAGGGAAACTTGACGAAGGCTGCCGTAGAAGGTAATTTAGGAACGCTCGTACACTGCTAA
- a CDS encoding ATP-binding protein, with the protein MVQWKDSKNRKPLVLWGARQTGKTWAMKEFGKTHFEDCVYVSFYNNSRIAKIFEPDYDVRRILNALEIELRVKIVPEKTLLIFDEIQSAQKVLESLKYFCEDCPEYAVVVAGSLLGVAIHEGISFPVGKINELWLHPMSFSEFLIALGDERLAAYIDNPENAEVNEFADLYRERLKQYYIVGGMPEVVNSFRENQDYDACREIQNSILNQYEGDFGKHVDPRELPRIRMVWNSLPLQLAKENRKFFFGQIKKGARSKDFEIAIQWLLDCGLVHKVNMVSKPGMPLKAYAELDFFKIYMLDVGLLAAKSELDVSSVLNGNRIFTEFKGALTEQYVLQELLAEKPYTPFYYASEKSTYEVDFLIQKKGNVVPIEVKAEENLKAKSLRFFVDKFKPSTAIRTSMSPYRKQEWMENVPLWAVKGI; encoded by the coding sequence ATGGTCCAGTGGAAGGACTCGAAAAACAGAAAGCCTCTTGTCCTTTGGGGAGCCCGTCAGACGGGCAAAACGTGGGCAATGAAGGAATTCGGCAAGACGCATTTTGAAGATTGCGTCTATGTCAGTTTTTATAACAACAGTAGGATTGCGAAGATTTTCGAGCCGGATTACGACGTCCGTCGCATCTTGAACGCTTTGGAAATTGAACTGCGTGTCAAGATTGTTCCTGAAAAGACTTTGCTGATTTTTGACGAGATTCAGTCTGCGCAGAAGGTGCTTGAATCGCTGAAGTATTTCTGTGAAGATTGTCCCGAATATGCGGTTGTGGTTGCGGGCTCGCTTTTGGGGGTTGCAATTCACGAGGGAATTTCTTTCCCGGTGGGCAAGATCAACGAGTTGTGGCTCCATCCGATGAGTTTTTCTGAGTTTTTGATAGCGCTTGGTGATGAACGCCTTGCCGCGTATATTGACAATCCTGAAAATGCGGAGGTGAACGAGTTTGCGGACTTGTATAGGGAACGTCTCAAGCAGTATTATATTGTTGGGGGAATGCCCGAAGTTGTGAATTCGTTCCGAGAAAATCAAGATTATGATGCTTGCCGTGAAATCCAGAATTCAATCTTGAATCAGTACGAGGGCGATTTCGGTAAACACGTGGACCCGAGGGAATTGCCAAGAATCCGTATGGTTTGGAATTCTCTACCATTGCAGTTGGCAAAGGAAAATCGAAAGTTTTTCTTTGGACAAATTAAGAAGGGGGCTCGCTCAAAAGATTTTGAAATTGCGATACAGTGGCTTTTGGATTGCGGGCTTGTGCATAAGGTAAATATGGTTTCCAAACCGGGAATGCCTTTAAAGGCATATGCGGAATTGGATTTCTTCAAGATTTATATGCTCGATGTAGGCTTGCTTGCTGCAAAAAGCGAACTGGATGTGTCGTCGGTTCTGAATGGAAATAGAATCTTTACCGAATTTAAAGGTGCTTTGACGGAACAGTATGTGTTGCAGGAATTGCTTGCCGAGAAGCCGTATACTCCGTTCTATTATGCCTCCGAAAAATCAACGTACGAGGTTGATTTCTTGATCCAGAAGAAGGGGAATGTCGTTCCCATTGAGGTCAAGGCAGAAGAAAATCTGAAAGCCAAGAGCCTCCGCTTTTTTGTGGATAAGTTCAAACCTTCTACGGCGATTCGCACATCTATGTCGCCATATCGCAAACAAGAATGGATGGAAAATGTCCCTCTGTGGGCTGTGAAGGGTATATAG